A stretch of the Salmo salar chromosome ssa20, Ssal_v3.1, whole genome shotgun sequence genome encodes the following:
- the LOC106580589 gene encoding rapamycin-insensitive companion of mTOR isoform X2, producing the protein MRKLGHLNNLIKLLSSIGHCEEKFGFTYEEIIICLRLALLNEAKEVRAAGLRALRYLIRDNNVLQKVLRLQVDYLVARCIDIQQSNEGERTQALRLVRKMITVNPLLFPSSVTNSLIAVGTDGLQERDRMVRAAIAIVCELALKNPEVVTKRGGLSAILKSVIDCQLSRINEALITTILHLLNHPHTRQYIRNDVELEQILAPFTDFHYRHNADTSESQLKEDREACFLSSRMAIVASFRSWSGIINLCRAGNSGIQSLIGLLCIPNMEVREGLMEVLYEIFRLPLPIVTQDFTEALLSVDPSRCQDSWRLSDGFVAAEAKVILLHGARSRPDLIDNYLALLLSAFISSGLLEGLVEVVTSSEAQISVRATILLGELLHMANTILPHSHSHHLHCLPTLINMAASFDIPQEKRLRASAAVNHLKCFHDKKKQGPKPHSLYLDHIIRKSVTHTRVHRDIYTIMDTEEALMLNLRDSQILNHKQNLDWNWLLIATILKWPNINLRNNKDEQMHKFVRRLLYFYKPSSKLYAGLELDHPKARQLTLVGCQFIEFLIESDEDGQAYLEELVKDMVAWLSLSSGLKPDPCLQSNGLLTTLSQHYFLLLGTLSAHLHGIKLLEKCSLFQCLLNLCSVKNQDVVLKLAVSTLDYSRDGLARVILSKILTAATDTCRLYATKHLRVLLRAGVEFFSNWGMELLVTQLHDHSKAVSLEALDILDEACEDKANLHALIQLKPALSHLGDKGLLLLLRFLSIPKGFSYLNERGYVSKQLDRWQKEYNLRYVDLIEEQLNEALTTYRKPVDGDNYVRRSNQRLQRPNVYLPVHLYGQLVHDKTGCHLLEAQSVVPDLSYTVRCPMLDTWEGIKQLKAALWALGNIGSSNWGLNLLQDENVIPDILALAQHCEVLSIRGTCVYVLGVISKTRQGCEVLKRYGWDAVRHSRRTLWPVTPDEVDTLMTSELSSVPSTLSLDSESTSSQHNSESESQPHMYILDDYKCDMLDQSNDASLYLHSKPGKDRSPFTILASTRFVRNRFLNSLTLPRKKLRSTSDPKAVGGSCTPTEPKLGGLRRNRTVTEPSIYSSSQGDVFTPVFNGRGLPKSPTVSLETSFVVTSGSGEGSEGQLVERRLDQAGGGGTGLRGPGEPPSREQSSRERLAGGDGGSSSSGGGGGGGGGGGGGTQFKSRSQSFNTTTSGISSMSSSPFRETAGNPEPEPDSSDCVSLNTVVSAKTVKMLYSLSPTQAQTNHLPLSKSNSVSLFPAGYSHTLPRRSQSLKSPSMTAIKSLADCSFMYTSPRDALGYATLKKLQQQRIHPSLSHSEALASPAKDVLFTDAITMKTGSLDSRLMPRRLSAKRVSCPVVQPHRRMSISMPWFLKALSFASLDKEDLLSPINQSTLHRSSSVRSMVSSATYSCNDDYVGLALPMDINDMFHIRDAPYFQQKTSLPADDKCPFYFGDSECDGGRPYPRIPLLKQQFSISELMASRENNQNHILGVEETGLQEHTDDNCLYCVGTTVLGHHTQPQINNTCRGGKGISYDGPACRVLLRKEVLRLVINLSSSVGTKGHETGLLTIKEKFPYAFDDICLYSEVSHLLAHCMFRLPSRRFIQELFQDVHFIPMYEEAEVILSKPPKPVGVDIDRPTES; encoded by the exons CTGCTAAGCAGCATTGGCCATTGCGAGGAGAAGTTTGGGTTTACATATGAAGAAATCATCATCTG CCTGCGGTTAGCCTTGCTGAACGAGGCCAAGGAGGTGCGTGCTGCAGGGCTGAGGGCTCTGAGGTACCTCATCAGAGACAACAATGTGCTGCAAAAGGTCCTCAGACTGCAGGTGGACTACTTGGTCGCCAG GTGCATTGACATCCAGCAGAGCAATGAGGGGGAGAGGACTCAGGCCCTCCGGCTGGTCAGAAAG aTGATCACAGTGAACCCCCTGCTGTTCCCCAGCTCTGTCACCAACTCTCTGATCGCCGTGGGAACAGACGGGCTGCAGGAGAGGGACCGCATGGTCCGTGCCGCTATCGCCATCGTCTGCGAACTGG CGTTGAAGAACCCGGAGGTAGTGACCAAGAGGGGGGGTCTCAGCGCCATCTTAAAGAGTGTGATTGACTGTCAGCTGAGCCGCATCAATGAGGCTCTGATCACCACCATCCTCCACCTGCTCAACCATCCACACACCAGGCAATACATACGCAATGATGTGGAGCTGGAG CAAATCCTAGCACCTTTCACAGACTTCCACTACCGCCACAATGCCGACACATCAGAGAGCCAGCTCAA GGAGGACCGTGAAGCTTGTTTCCTGTCCAGCAGGATGGCTATAGTAGCTTCCTTCCGTTCCTGGTCTG GTATCATTAACCTCTGTAGGGCCGGGAACTCTGGGATCCAGTCCCTGATTGGTCTGCTGTGTATACCAAATATGGAAGTGAGG GAAGGTTTAATGGAGGTGTTGTATGAGATATTCAGGCTTCCTCTCCCCATCGTAACCCAGGACTTTACTGAAGCACTTCTCAGCGTGG ACCCCAGTAGGTGCCAGGACAGCTGGAGACTGTCTGATGGTTTTGTGGCTGCAGAGGCTAAAGTCATCCTGCTCCATGGAGCCAGGTCCAG GCCTGACCTGATAGATAACTACCTGGCCTTGTTACTGTCTGCCTTCATCTCCAGTGGCCTGCTAGAG ggtctggtagaggtggtgaCCAGCAGTGAGGCCCAGATATCAGTGAGAGCCACCATCCTACTAGGAGAACTActacacatg gcCAACACCATCCTCCCTCACTCCCACAGTCACCACCTGCACTGTCTGCCCACCCTCATCAACATGGCTGCCTCTTTTGACATCCCCCAGGAGAAACgcct TCGGGCGAGTGCGGCGGTCAACCACTTGAAGTGTTTCCATGACAAGAAGAAGCAAGGACCCAAACCCCATAGTCTGTATCTCGACCATATCATCCGCAAGTCTGTGACACACACACGAGTACACAGAGACATCTATACTATTATG gacACAGAGGAAGCACTGATGTTGaacctgagggacagtcagatCCTCAACCACAAACAGAACCTTGACTGGAACTGGCTCCTCATCGCAACCATCCTCAAG TGGCCCAACATTAACCTCAGGAACAACAAAGATGAACAGATGCACAA gtTTGTGCGGAGGCTGCTGTACTTCTATAAGCCCAGTAGTAAGCTGTATGCAGGTCTGGAGCTAGACCATCCTAAAGCCAGACAGCTCACTCTGGTAGGATGCCAGTTCATCGAGTTCCTCATAGAGTCTGACGAG gaTGGCCAGGCATACCTGGAGGAGCTGGTGAAGGACATGGTGGCCTGGCTGTCCTTGTCCTCTGGCCTGAAGCCTGACCCCTGTCTCCAGAGCAACGGGCTGCTCACCACCCTCAGCCAGCACTACTTCCTGTTACTGGGGACCCTCTCAGCCCACCTACACGGGATTAAACTGCTAGAGAAGTGCAGCCTCTTTCAGTG TCTGCTGAACCTGTGCTCTGTGAAAAACCAGGACGTTGTGTTGAAGCTGGCTGTGTCTACTCTGGACTACAGCAGAGATGGACTGGCCAGAGTCATCCTTTCCAAGATCCTCACTGCCGCCACTGAT ACGTGCAGGCTGTATGCCACCAAGCACCTGCGTGTGTTGCTGAGGGCAGGGGTGGAGTTCTTCAGTAACTGGGGCATGGAGCTGCTGGTCACCCAGCTGCACGACCACAGCAAAGCTGTCTCCTTGGAGGCCCTGGACATACTGGACGAGGCCTGCGAGGACAAG GCTAACCTCCATGCTCTGATCCAGCTCAAACCAGCTCTGTCCCACCTGGGAGACAAGGGCCTTCTACTGCTCCTCAG GTTCCTGTCTATTCCTAAGGGCTTCTCTTACCTCAACGAGAGGGGCTACGTCAGCAAACAGTTGGACAGATGGCAGAAG GAGTACAACCTGAGGTACGTCGATCTGATAGAGGAGCAGCTGAATGAAGCGTTAACTACATACCGTAAACCTGTGGACGGAGACAACTACGTCAGACGCAGCAACCAAAG GTTACAGAGACCAAATGTTTATCTTCCTGTGCACTTGTATGgtcagctggtccatgataagaCAGGCTGCCATCTACTGGAGGCTCAG AGTGTGGTTCCTGACCTCAGCTACACGGTTCGCTGCCCGATGCTGGACACCTGGGAGGGCATCAAACAGCTGAAGGCAGCCCTCTGGGCTCTG GGTAACATTGGCTCATCCAACTGGGGTCTGAACCTGCTGCAGGATGAGAACGTCATCCCTGACATCCTGGCTTTGGCACAACACTGTGAGGTCCTGTCCATACGTGG gacttGTGTGTACGTCTTAGGCGTGATCTCCAAGACACGGCAGGGCTGTGAAGTGTTGAAACGGTATGGCTGGGATGCGGTCAGACACAGTCGGCGGACGCTGTGGCCCGTCACCCCTGACGAGGTGGACACACTGATGACCTCTGAACTCTCCTCCGTACCAAGCACGCTCAGTCTCGACTCCGAGTCCACTAGCTCCCAACACAATAGCGAGAGCGAGTCCCAGCCCC acATGTACATCCTGGATGATTACAAGTGTGACATGTTGGACCAATCAAACGATGCCTCCCTCTACCTGCACTCCAAACCCGGGAAGGACCGCAGCCCCTTCACCATCCTGGCCTCGACCCGCTTCGTACGCAACCGCTTCCTCAACTCCCTGACCCTCCCCAGAAAGAAGCTGCGCTCCACCAGTGACCCCAAGGCAGTGGGGGGCAGCTGCACCCCCACCGAGCCCAAACTGGGGGGGCTGAGAAGGAACAGGACGGTCACAGAGCCCTCTATCTACTCCTCATCGCAGGGCGACGTGTTTACGCCTGTATTCAATGGGAGAGGCTTACCCAAGAGTCCCACAGTCAGCCTGGAAACCTCCTTTGTGGTGACCAGCGGCTCGGGGGAGGGGTCAGAGGGGCAGCTGGTAGAGAGGAGGCTAGACCAGGCTGGTGGAGGGGGTACTGGGCTGCGGGGTCCTGGAGAGCCTCCCTCCAGGGAACAGAGTAGCCGGGAACGTCTAGCGGGAGGAGATGGTGGTTCCTCTTCCTccggaggggggggaggaggagggggaggaggagggggagggactcAGTTTAAAAGCCGCAGTCAGAGCTTCAACACCACCACTAGCGGCATCAGCTCCATGAGCTCCAGCCCCTTCCGTGAGACCGCTGGAAACCCTGAGCCCGAACCAGACTCCTCGGACTGCGTCAGCCTTAACACAGTGGTCTCGGCCAAGACCGTAAAAATGCTGTACTCCCTCAGCCCAACCCAGGCCCAGACCAACCACCTGCCCCTTTCCAAGTCTAACTCTGTCTCCCTGTTCCCCGCTGGCTACTCACATACCCTCCCCCGCAGATCCCAGAGTCTCAAGTCTCCCTCCATGACGGCTATTAAGAGCCTGGCGGACTGCAGTTTCATGTACACCAGCCCGCGGGATGCGCTAGGCTATGCTACTCTGAAGAAGCTGCAGCAGCAGAGGATCCATCCGTCTCTGTCTCATAGTGAGGCGTTAGCGTCGCCCGCTAAAGACGTACTGTTCACTGACGCTATCACTATGAAGACTGGTAGTCTGGACTCGAGGCTGATGCCGCGCAG GTTGTCTGCTAAGAGGGTCAGCTGTCCAGTTGTCCAGCCACACCGCAGGATGTCCATCTCTATGCCTTG GTTTCTGAAGGCGTTGAGCTTTGCGTCTCTGGACAAGGAGGATCTGCTCAGCCCCATCAACCAGAGCACTCTGCACCGTTCCTCCTCAGTGAGATCCATGGTGTCCAGCGCCACCTACAGCTGTAATGACGACTACGTGGGCCTGGCGCTGCCCATGGACATCAACGACATGTTCCACATCCGAGACGCGCCTTACTTCCAACAGAAGACCAGCCTGCCTGCCGACGACAAGTGCCCATTCTACTTTGGAGACTCTGAAT GTGACGGTGGTCGTCCCTATCCCCGTATTCCACTGCTGAAGCAGCAGTTCAGTATCTCAGAGCTGATGGCCAGCAGAGAGAACAACCAGAACCACATCCTGGGTGTAGAGGAGACGGGTCTACAGGAACACACTGATGACAACTGTCTCTACTGCGTAGGAACTACTGTACTGGGCCACCACACACAGCCTCAGATCAACAACACATGCAGAG gTGGCAAGGGGATATCTTACGACGGCCCGGCCTGTCGGGTTCTGCTGAGGAAGGAAGTGCTTCGCCTCGTCATCAACCTCAGCTCTTCTGTTGGAACCAAGGGCCACGAAACAGGACTACTGAC gATAAAGGAGAAGTTTCCCTATGCGTTTGATGATATCTGTTTGTACTCTGAGGTGTCTCACTTGCTGGCCCACTGTATGTTCCGCCTGCCATCTCGACGCTTCATACAGGAACTCTTTCAGGATGTACACTTCATACCG ATGTACGAGGAAGCAGAAGTGATCCTGTCGAAGCCACCAAAGCCTGTCGGAGTGGATATAGACCGTCCCACGGAATCCTGA
- the LOC106580589 gene encoding rapamycin-insensitive companion of mTOR isoform X10 codes for MITVNPLLFPSSVTNSLIAVGTDGLQERDRMVRAAIAIVCELALKNPEVVTKRGGLSAILKSVIDCQLSRINEALITTILHLLNHPHTRQYIRNDVELEQILAPFTDFHYRHNADTSESQLKEDREACFLSSRMAIVASFRSWSGIINLCRAGNSGIQSLIGLLCIPNMEVREGLMEVLYEIFRLPLPIVTQDFTEALLSVDPSRCQDSWRLSDGFVAAEAKVILLHGARSRPDLIDNYLALLLSAFISSGLLEGLVEVVTSSEAQISVRATILLGELLHMANTILPHSHSHHLHCLPTLINMAASFDIPQEKRLRASAAVNHLKCFHDKKKQGPKPHSLYLDHIIRKSVTHTRVHRDIYTIMDTEEALMLNLRDSQILNHKQNLDWNWLLIATILKWPNINLRNNKDEQMHKFVRRLLYFYKPSSKLYAGLELDHPKARQLTLVGCQFIEFLIESDEDGQAYLEELVKDMVAWLSLSSGLKPDPCLQSNGLLTTLSQHYFLLLGTLSAHLHGIKLLEKCSLFQCLLNLCSVKNQDVVLKLAVSTLDYSRDGLARVILSKILTAATDTCRLYATKHLRVLLRAGVEFFSNWGMELLVTQLHDHSKAVSLEALDILDEACEDKANLHALIQLKPALSHLGDKGLLLLLRFLSIPKGFSYLNERGYVSKQLDRWQKEYNLRYVDLIEEQLNEALTTYRKPVDGDNYVRRSNQRLQRPNVYLPVHLYGQLVHDKTGCHLLEAQSVVPDLSYTVRCPMLDTWEGIKQLKAALWALGNIGSSNWGLNLLQDENVIPDILALAQHCEVLSIRGTCVYVLGVISKTRQGCEVLKRYGWDAVRHSRRTLWPVTPDEVDTLMTSELSSVPSTLSLDSESTSSQHNSESESQPHMYILDDYKCDMLDQSNDASLYLHSKPGKDRSPFTILASTRFVRNRFLNSLTLPRKKLRSTSDPKAVGGSCTPTEPKLGGLRRNRTVTEPSIYSSSQGDVFTPVFNGRGLPKSPTVSLETSFVVTSGSGEGSEGQLVERRLDQAGGGGTGLRGPGEPPSREQSSRERLAGGDGGSSSSGGGGGGGGGGGGGTQFKSRSQSFNTTTSGISSMSSSPFRETAGNPEPEPDSSDCVSLNTVVSAKTVKMLYSLSPTQAQTNHLPLSKSNSVSLFPAGYSHTLPRRSQSLKSPSMTAIKSLADCSFMYTSPRDALGYATLKKLQQQRIHPSLSHSEALASPAKDVLFTDAITMKTGSLDSRLMPRRLSAKRVSCPVVQPHRRMSISMPWFLKALSFASLDKEDLLSPINQSTLHRSSSVRSMVSSATYSCNDDYVGLALPMDINDMFHIRDAPYFQQKTSLPADDKCPFYFGDSECDGGRPYPRIPLLKQQFSISELMASRENNQNHILGVEETGLQEHTDDNCLYCVGTTVLGHHTQPQINNTCRGSDVCVSTSTASADLLQGLTGPRPQQTCSRDSLGHGLSRPAPGTHWATASADLLQGLTGPRPQQTCSRDSLGHGQSRPAPGTHWATAKARLLGLFGRHLHLHLHFSHLADALIQSDLQ; via the exons aTGATCACAGTGAACCCCCTGCTGTTCCCCAGCTCTGTCACCAACTCTCTGATCGCCGTGGGAACAGACGGGCTGCAGGAGAGGGACCGCATGGTCCGTGCCGCTATCGCCATCGTCTGCGAACTGG CGTTGAAGAACCCGGAGGTAGTGACCAAGAGGGGGGGTCTCAGCGCCATCTTAAAGAGTGTGATTGACTGTCAGCTGAGCCGCATCAATGAGGCTCTGATCACCACCATCCTCCACCTGCTCAACCATCCACACACCAGGCAATACATACGCAATGATGTGGAGCTGGAG CAAATCCTAGCACCTTTCACAGACTTCCACTACCGCCACAATGCCGACACATCAGAGAGCCAGCTCAA GGAGGACCGTGAAGCTTGTTTCCTGTCCAGCAGGATGGCTATAGTAGCTTCCTTCCGTTCCTGGTCTG GTATCATTAACCTCTGTAGGGCCGGGAACTCTGGGATCCAGTCCCTGATTGGTCTGCTGTGTATACCAAATATGGAAGTGAGG GAAGGTTTAATGGAGGTGTTGTATGAGATATTCAGGCTTCCTCTCCCCATCGTAACCCAGGACTTTACTGAAGCACTTCTCAGCGTGG ACCCCAGTAGGTGCCAGGACAGCTGGAGACTGTCTGATGGTTTTGTGGCTGCAGAGGCTAAAGTCATCCTGCTCCATGGAGCCAGGTCCAG GCCTGACCTGATAGATAACTACCTGGCCTTGTTACTGTCTGCCTTCATCTCCAGTGGCCTGCTAGAG ggtctggtagaggtggtgaCCAGCAGTGAGGCCCAGATATCAGTGAGAGCCACCATCCTACTAGGAGAACTActacacatg gcCAACACCATCCTCCCTCACTCCCACAGTCACCACCTGCACTGTCTGCCCACCCTCATCAACATGGCTGCCTCTTTTGACATCCCCCAGGAGAAACgcct TCGGGCGAGTGCGGCGGTCAACCACTTGAAGTGTTTCCATGACAAGAAGAAGCAAGGACCCAAACCCCATAGTCTGTATCTCGACCATATCATCCGCAAGTCTGTGACACACACACGAGTACACAGAGACATCTATACTATTATG gacACAGAGGAAGCACTGATGTTGaacctgagggacagtcagatCCTCAACCACAAACAGAACCTTGACTGGAACTGGCTCCTCATCGCAACCATCCTCAAG TGGCCCAACATTAACCTCAGGAACAACAAAGATGAACAGATGCACAA gtTTGTGCGGAGGCTGCTGTACTTCTATAAGCCCAGTAGTAAGCTGTATGCAGGTCTGGAGCTAGACCATCCTAAAGCCAGACAGCTCACTCTGGTAGGATGCCAGTTCATCGAGTTCCTCATAGAGTCTGACGAG gaTGGCCAGGCATACCTGGAGGAGCTGGTGAAGGACATGGTGGCCTGGCTGTCCTTGTCCTCTGGCCTGAAGCCTGACCCCTGTCTCCAGAGCAACGGGCTGCTCACCACCCTCAGCCAGCACTACTTCCTGTTACTGGGGACCCTCTCAGCCCACCTACACGGGATTAAACTGCTAGAGAAGTGCAGCCTCTTTCAGTG TCTGCTGAACCTGTGCTCTGTGAAAAACCAGGACGTTGTGTTGAAGCTGGCTGTGTCTACTCTGGACTACAGCAGAGATGGACTGGCCAGAGTCATCCTTTCCAAGATCCTCACTGCCGCCACTGAT ACGTGCAGGCTGTATGCCACCAAGCACCTGCGTGTGTTGCTGAGGGCAGGGGTGGAGTTCTTCAGTAACTGGGGCATGGAGCTGCTGGTCACCCAGCTGCACGACCACAGCAAAGCTGTCTCCTTGGAGGCCCTGGACATACTGGACGAGGCCTGCGAGGACAAG GCTAACCTCCATGCTCTGATCCAGCTCAAACCAGCTCTGTCCCACCTGGGAGACAAGGGCCTTCTACTGCTCCTCAG GTTCCTGTCTATTCCTAAGGGCTTCTCTTACCTCAACGAGAGGGGCTACGTCAGCAAACAGTTGGACAGATGGCAGAAG GAGTACAACCTGAGGTACGTCGATCTGATAGAGGAGCAGCTGAATGAAGCGTTAACTACATACCGTAAACCTGTGGACGGAGACAACTACGTCAGACGCAGCAACCAAAG GTTACAGAGACCAAATGTTTATCTTCCTGTGCACTTGTATGgtcagctggtccatgataagaCAGGCTGCCATCTACTGGAGGCTCAG AGTGTGGTTCCTGACCTCAGCTACACGGTTCGCTGCCCGATGCTGGACACCTGGGAGGGCATCAAACAGCTGAAGGCAGCCCTCTGGGCTCTG GGTAACATTGGCTCATCCAACTGGGGTCTGAACCTGCTGCAGGATGAGAACGTCATCCCTGACATCCTGGCTTTGGCACAACACTGTGAGGTCCTGTCCATACGTGG gacttGTGTGTACGTCTTAGGCGTGATCTCCAAGACACGGCAGGGCTGTGAAGTGTTGAAACGGTATGGCTGGGATGCGGTCAGACACAGTCGGCGGACGCTGTGGCCCGTCACCCCTGACGAGGTGGACACACTGATGACCTCTGAACTCTCCTCCGTACCAAGCACGCTCAGTCTCGACTCCGAGTCCACTAGCTCCCAACACAATAGCGAGAGCGAGTCCCAGCCCC acATGTACATCCTGGATGATTACAAGTGTGACATGTTGGACCAATCAAACGATGCCTCCCTCTACCTGCACTCCAAACCCGGGAAGGACCGCAGCCCCTTCACCATCCTGGCCTCGACCCGCTTCGTACGCAACCGCTTCCTCAACTCCCTGACCCTCCCCAGAAAGAAGCTGCGCTCCACCAGTGACCCCAAGGCAGTGGGGGGCAGCTGCACCCCCACCGAGCCCAAACTGGGGGGGCTGAGAAGGAACAGGACGGTCACAGAGCCCTCTATCTACTCCTCATCGCAGGGCGACGTGTTTACGCCTGTATTCAATGGGAGAGGCTTACCCAAGAGTCCCACAGTCAGCCTGGAAACCTCCTTTGTGGTGACCAGCGGCTCGGGGGAGGGGTCAGAGGGGCAGCTGGTAGAGAGGAGGCTAGACCAGGCTGGTGGAGGGGGTACTGGGCTGCGGGGTCCTGGAGAGCCTCCCTCCAGGGAACAGAGTAGCCGGGAACGTCTAGCGGGAGGAGATGGTGGTTCCTCTTCCTccggaggggggggaggaggagggggaggaggagggggagggactcAGTTTAAAAGCCGCAGTCAGAGCTTCAACACCACCACTAGCGGCATCAGCTCCATGAGCTCCAGCCCCTTCCGTGAGACCGCTGGAAACCCTGAGCCCGAACCAGACTCCTCGGACTGCGTCAGCCTTAACACAGTGGTCTCGGCCAAGACCGTAAAAATGCTGTACTCCCTCAGCCCAACCCAGGCCCAGACCAACCACCTGCCCCTTTCCAAGTCTAACTCTGTCTCCCTGTTCCCCGCTGGCTACTCACATACCCTCCCCCGCAGATCCCAGAGTCTCAAGTCTCCCTCCATGACGGCTATTAAGAGCCTGGCGGACTGCAGTTTCATGTACACCAGCCCGCGGGATGCGCTAGGCTATGCTACTCTGAAGAAGCTGCAGCAGCAGAGGATCCATCCGTCTCTGTCTCATAGTGAGGCGTTAGCGTCGCCCGCTAAAGACGTACTGTTCACTGACGCTATCACTATGAAGACTGGTAGTCTGGACTCGAGGCTGATGCCGCGCAG GTTGTCTGCTAAGAGGGTCAGCTGTCCAGTTGTCCAGCCACACCGCAGGATGTCCATCTCTATGCCTTG GTTTCTGAAGGCGTTGAGCTTTGCGTCTCTGGACAAGGAGGATCTGCTCAGCCCCATCAACCAGAGCACTCTGCACCGTTCCTCCTCAGTGAGATCCATGGTGTCCAGCGCCACCTACAGCTGTAATGACGACTACGTGGGCCTGGCGCTGCCCATGGACATCAACGACATGTTCCACATCCGAGACGCGCCTTACTTCCAACAGAAGACCAGCCTGCCTGCCGACGACAAGTGCCCATTCTACTTTGGAGACTCTGAAT GTGACGGTGGTCGTCCCTATCCCCGTATTCCACTGCTGAAGCAGCAGTTCAGTATCTCAGAGCTGATGGCCAGCAGAGAGAACAACCAGAACCACATCCTGGGTGTAGAGGAGACGGGTCTACAGGAACACACTGATGACAACTGTCTCTACTGCGTAGGAACTACTGTACTGGGCCACCACACACAGCCTCAGATCAACAACACATGCAGAG GCTCAGATGTTTGTGTTTCCACCTCCACGGCCTCAGCAGACCTGCTCCAGGGACTCACTGGGCCACGGCCTCAGCAGACCTGCTCCAGGGACTCACTGGGCCACGGCCTCAGCAGACCTGCTCCAGGGACTCACTGGGCCACGGCCTCAGCAGACCTGCTCCAGGGACTCACTGGGCCACGGCCTCAGCAGACCTGCTCCAGGGACTCACTGGGCCACGGCCAAAGCAGACCTGCTCCAGGGACTCACTGGGCCACGGCCAAAGCAAGGCTGCTGGGGCTTTTTGGGcggcatttacatttacatttacattttagtcatttagcagacgctcttatccagagcgacttacagtag